Proteins found in one Arthrobacter sp. U41 genomic segment:
- a CDS encoding chorismate mutase, producing the protein MSSPDSPYPASGNAAAELAQLRANVDSIDCALVQILGVRFNITRQVSELKAKHSLPASDPQREAKHLNELRTLAAARGLEASVLDPVFSLIYGRVVRSHQDVAAWHRIHDEKDLPRPHDYER; encoded by the coding sequence ATGTCATCTCCCGATTCGCCATACCCCGCCAGCGGGAATGCGGCCGCAGAACTTGCTCAACTTCGAGCTAACGTGGACAGCATCGACTGCGCGCTAGTCCAAATCCTGGGGGTGCGGTTCAACATCACCCGACAAGTGAGCGAGCTCAAAGCGAAACATTCGCTCCCTGCCTCAGATCCTCAGCGCGAGGCCAAGCATTTGAACGAGCTCCGCACGTTGGCTGCCGCGCGAGGGCTCGAAGCTTCGGTGCTGGATCCGGTCTTTTCACTAATATACGGCCGCGTTGTGCGCTCACACCAGGACGTTGCCGCCTGGCACCGGATCCACGACGAGAAGGACCTTCCTCGACCGCACGATTACGAGAGATAA
- a CDS encoding N-acyl-D-amino-acid deacylase family protein has product MRDIVFRGASVVDGTGAAAFTADVSVADGRIDTVGSVARGSAVSVDARGMVLSPGFIDLHTHSDFALPIYPRASSMTRQGVTTQLTGNCGFSPFPVVDARADMLREYSGFLDAGLPWGSWSSASEYLKLLDALPLAGNVACLVGHGTVRMAVMGFDTGVPDPSQLEAMRAFVEEGMQAGTFGVSTGLTYAPASAAAIEELVAVAAAVAPYGGFYATHIRSEATTLLEAVAEALEVGRRGHVPVQLSHHKIMGRDNWPKLAASLALIESARADGLDVMLDQYPYTAGSTTLAVILPRWALVGGVAAMRQRLASPENRAEIRAVIADQRPEDLVAGLRVFEPDFVVIAEVPEGPLAEYIGLTVTDVARRRNQEPVDTVLDLLAAAGGDILTVVHGQSEENLRTIMANEFTAIASDGWTLSPEAGGRPHPRNYGTYARVLGRYVREEQVLGLEDAVRKMTSLPASRMGLSDRGVIREGAAADLVLFDPSTVADRADFDRPHQFSAGVRTVVVNGRIVIDDGEDTGAVSGTVLRKNDRGRA; this is encoded by the coding sequence ATGCGTGACATCGTCTTTCGCGGGGCGAGCGTCGTTGACGGCACGGGCGCTGCCGCTTTCACGGCCGATGTCTCTGTGGCCGACGGGAGGATCGATACCGTCGGTTCGGTTGCCCGCGGCTCGGCTGTTTCCGTCGACGCGCGCGGGATGGTATTGAGCCCCGGTTTCATCGATCTCCACACACACTCGGACTTCGCGCTGCCGATTTACCCCCGGGCATCTTCGATGACGCGTCAGGGCGTGACGACCCAGCTCACAGGCAACTGCGGCTTTTCGCCGTTCCCCGTCGTCGACGCACGGGCAGACATGCTGCGGGAGTACAGCGGGTTTCTCGATGCAGGGTTGCCGTGGGGCAGTTGGAGCAGCGCGTCGGAATACCTGAAGCTGTTGGACGCGCTGCCTCTCGCTGGGAACGTCGCCTGTCTGGTCGGGCACGGCACGGTGCGGATGGCTGTGATGGGCTTCGACACCGGGGTCCCGGACCCCTCCCAGCTCGAGGCGATGCGGGCCTTCGTCGAGGAGGGGATGCAGGCAGGGACCTTCGGTGTTTCGACGGGCCTCACCTACGCTCCCGCCAGCGCAGCGGCCATAGAGGAACTGGTCGCCGTCGCCGCGGCAGTGGCACCCTACGGCGGTTTCTACGCCACCCATATCAGGAGTGAGGCCACGACGCTCCTCGAGGCGGTGGCAGAGGCACTGGAAGTCGGGCGGCGAGGGCACGTTCCCGTGCAGCTAAGCCACCACAAAATCATGGGGCGCGACAACTGGCCAAAGCTCGCTGCATCCCTGGCGCTCATCGAATCAGCACGCGCAGATGGCCTCGACGTAATGCTCGACCAGTACCCATACACCGCCGGAAGCACGACCCTCGCAGTCATCCTCCCCCGCTGGGCGCTCGTCGGCGGCGTCGCGGCCATGCGGCAACGCCTCGCGAGCCCTGAAAACCGTGCGGAGATCCGTGCCGTGATCGCCGACCAACGACCGGAAGACCTCGTCGCGGGGCTGCGCGTGTTCGAACCAGACTTCGTCGTCATCGCAGAGGTCCCGGAGGGGCCGCTCGCCGAGTACATCGGCCTGACGGTCACGGATGTGGCGAGACGACGGAATCAGGAACCGGTGGACACGGTTCTCGACCTTCTGGCCGCAGCGGGTGGCGACATCCTCACTGTGGTGCACGGCCAATCAGAGGAAAACCTCAGGACGATCATGGCGAACGAGTTCACCGCGATTGCGAGCGACGGATGGACGCTCAGCCCGGAGGCCGGGGGGCGCCCACACCCCCGCAACTACGGCACATACGCGAGGGTCCTCGGCCGGTATGTTCGGGAGGAGCAGGTTTTGGGCCTCGAAGACGCCGTGCGGAAGATGACTTCGCTTCCCGCGTCTCGCATGGGCCTCAGCGACCGCGGGGTGATCAGAGAGGGGGCAGCAGCGGATCTTGTGCTGTTCGACCCGTCAACCGTCGCCGACCGGGCCGACTTCGACCGGCCGCACCAGTTCTCGGCGGGCGTGCGCACCGTTGTTGTCAACGGAAGAATCGTCATCGACGACGGCGAAGACACAGGAGCGGTCTCAGGAACGGTACTCCGCAAGAACGACAGGGGCAGAGCATGA
- a CDS encoding fumarylacetoacetate hydrolase family protein codes for MLLLDDRLFTAACAAAEDAPEEVFSAWEDVVFTAPYRSPRKIWGIGLNYRAHAGDLSENVPTEPASFIKGDHTIIGQDGQIVLPEQSGRVTAEAELGLVIGSYCRNVSEEEALEYVWGVVPILDQTAEDILQRNPRFLTRSKNFPSFFSFGPEIIPLHEVLDDQGSLDNVVVKTVRNGEVWRENTISQMTFSPAFLVSFHSKIMPLYPGDIISPGTPGAAVIRAGDVVESSIPGVGTLRNTVVAPNTVA; via the coding sequence ATGCTGCTTCTCGACGACAGACTCTTCACGGCGGCGTGTGCCGCTGCGGAGGACGCGCCCGAGGAGGTGTTCTCAGCGTGGGAGGACGTCGTCTTCACCGCACCGTACCGCTCGCCGCGCAAAATCTGGGGAATCGGCCTGAACTATCGGGCCCATGCCGGGGACCTGTCGGAAAACGTGCCGACGGAGCCGGCGTCATTTATCAAAGGCGACCACACGATCATCGGGCAGGACGGGCAGATAGTGCTTCCCGAGCAGAGCGGGCGGGTGACCGCAGAAGCCGAACTCGGCCTCGTGATCGGAAGCTACTGCCGCAATGTCTCAGAGGAAGAGGCGCTCGAATATGTTTGGGGAGTTGTTCCGATCCTTGACCAGACCGCAGAAGACATCCTTCAGCGCAACCCTCGCTTCTTGACACGCTCGAAGAATTTTCCGTCGTTCTTCTCGTTCGGCCCCGAAATCATTCCGCTCCATGAGGTGCTCGATGACCAGGGCAGCCTCGATAACGTTGTCGTGAAGACGGTGCGCAACGGCGAGGTCTGGCGAGAGAACACAATCTCGCAGATGACGTTCTCTCCCGCTTTCCTGGTGAGCTTCCACAGCAAGATCATGCCGTTGTACCCTGGAGACATCATCTCTCCAGGAACCCCAGGGGCAGCTGTCATCCGTGCAGGGGACGTGGTCGAAAGCAGCATTCCCGGGGTCGGAACACTCCGGAACACGGTCGTCGCGCCGAACACGGTCGCTTGA
- a CDS encoding amino acid deaminase, which produces MELSALGQTTLNWRYKGVPLGETITLSEIGTRGWNVAAGDLSLPVTTLRVEAVRHNVAAMAAYCERNGVSLAPHGKTTMSPQLFGWQLEAGAWAMTAATPGQVQIMRHFGVPRVILANELVEADALRWVGKELEDDDGFELICLVDSIETVALMDAALDGVLTTRRLPVLLEVGVAGGRTGIRDLEDARRLAKSVAASRTLDLVGVETYEGLAGRSASVEDIAAVDDLLSAVRELVISLSTSGLFARNEVIVSAGGSVYFDRVVESFRNWPFGEVPHIVLRSGCYISHDAGRYHRLSPLDGRRESDETLSLWNALESWAVVLSVPEPGLVILGTGKRDVPYDVDLPTPMRVHRKNGSVSELENCHITGLMDQHAFMSVEASLSIAPGDIVALGLSHPCGAFDKMPFIPLVDDAWNVVDGVLTFF; this is translated from the coding sequence ATGGAACTCTCGGCCCTCGGGCAGACGACGCTCAACTGGAGATACAAAGGAGTTCCGCTCGGCGAGACGATAACGTTGTCCGAGATCGGAACCCGCGGCTGGAACGTGGCCGCCGGCGATCTCTCGCTCCCTGTCACCACTCTTCGTGTCGAAGCGGTCCGTCACAACGTCGCAGCGATGGCTGCCTATTGCGAACGAAACGGTGTTTCGCTCGCTCCCCACGGCAAGACAACGATGAGCCCGCAGCTGTTTGGTTGGCAGCTTGAAGCCGGTGCGTGGGCGATGACAGCCGCCACGCCCGGACAGGTTCAGATCATGCGTCATTTCGGGGTTCCCCGCGTCATCCTGGCAAACGAACTCGTCGAAGCGGACGCCCTGCGCTGGGTCGGCAAGGAGCTTGAGGACGACGACGGTTTCGAGCTCATCTGCCTCGTCGACTCGATCGAGACGGTTGCGTTGATGGATGCGGCGCTCGACGGTGTGCTCACGACGCGGCGTCTGCCGGTATTGCTCGAGGTCGGCGTCGCAGGGGGACGGACAGGCATACGCGACCTTGAGGATGCCCGTCGCTTGGCTAAATCGGTCGCCGCATCGCGAACGCTCGATCTGGTCGGTGTCGAAACCTACGAGGGGCTGGCAGGCCGGTCCGCGTCCGTCGAAGATATCGCCGCCGTCGATGACCTGCTCAGCGCTGTGCGCGAGCTCGTGATCTCCCTGTCCACTTCGGGGCTTTTCGCGCGAAACGAGGTGATCGTGAGCGCAGGGGGCAGCGTATATTTCGATCGTGTGGTCGAGAGCTTCAGGAACTGGCCGTTCGGAGAGGTTCCCCACATCGTCCTGAGAAGCGGATGCTACATCTCGCACGACGCGGGACGATATCACCGACTGTCACCGCTTGACGGCAGACGCGAATCCGACGAGACGCTGAGCCTGTGGAATGCCCTGGAGTCGTGGGCCGTCGTGCTCTCGGTCCCTGAGCCCGGACTCGTTATTCTCGGCACGGGAAAGCGGGACGTTCCATACGACGTCGACCTGCCGACGCCCATGCGCGTTCACCGCAAGAACGGCTCTGTCTCGGAACTTGAGAACTGCCACATTACCGGGCTGATGGACCAGCACGCCTTCATGTCGGTCGAGGCCTCGCTGTCGATCGCTCCCGGAGACATCGTCGCACTGGGGCTCTCGCACCCGTGCGGCGCATTCGACAAAATGCCCTTCATCCCGCTAGTCGACGACGCCTGGAACGTCGTCGACGGCGTCCTCACGTTCTTCTGA
- a CDS encoding RidA family protein, with translation MTRISIPVTDGPAPGGPYSASVRIGNVVAVAGQCGYLPDRSLVDGVTAQTRVTMQNVDSALAAAGASLDDVISTSVYLTDVDDFAAFNEVYAPFFAEPYPARTTIYCGLRPGVLVEVSVMAVLPDA, from the coding sequence ATGACTCGAATCTCGATCCCCGTCACCGACGGCCCGGCGCCAGGCGGCCCGTACTCCGCCAGTGTGCGTATCGGCAACGTCGTCGCCGTCGCCGGGCAGTGCGGCTACCTTCCCGATCGTTCACTCGTCGACGGAGTCACCGCGCAGACCAGGGTGACGATGCAGAACGTCGACTCTGCCCTTGCCGCCGCCGGCGCGAGCCTCGACGACGTCATCAGTACCAGCGTCTACCTGACCGACGTTGACGACTTCGCCGCGTTCAACGAGGTATATGCCCCCTTCTTCGCGGAGCCGTACCCGGCCCGGACCACGATCTACTGCGGGCTTCGCCCCGGCGTCCTGGTCGAAGTGAGCGTCATGGCGGTCCTCCCGGATGCGTGA
- a CDS encoding transposase produces the protein MNTSTPAGTGQPVPEEIASQDQGSAEQGPRSNRSARRTFTAEFKRAIVQEYDAAPNGSKGAVLRRERLYDSHIQEWRAAFDAGRLAKPAARRGRPKNTDEQAQIAQLTKDLVAERAAHERTRGKLASSDAALDTLGKGVAFLEALSSKNAQSPAPHTSRGNQQPQRN, from the coding sequence ATGAATACATCCACACCAGCAGGGACTGGACAGCCCGTACCGGAAGAAATAGCCAGCCAGGACCAAGGATCAGCGGAGCAGGGCCCGCGTTCCAACCGGTCGGCACGCAGGACCTTTACCGCCGAGTTCAAACGCGCGATCGTCCAGGAATACGATGCGGCACCGAACGGTTCCAAGGGCGCAGTGCTACGCCGCGAACGGCTCTACGATTCCCATATCCAGGAATGGCGGGCCGCGTTCGATGCGGGCAGGCTCGCGAAGCCGGCGGCACGCCGGGGCCGGCCGAAGAACACGGACGAGCAGGCCCAGATCGCCCAGCTGACCAAGGACCTGGTCGCGGAGCGGGCCGCACACGAGCGGACCCGCGGGAAGTTGGCTTCCTCGGATGCCGCCCTGGATACCTTGGGAAAAGGAGTCGCGTTCTTGGAAGCTCTCTCATCGAAGAACGCGCAATCACCAGCACCGCACACCAGTCGTGGCAATCAGCAACCGCAACGGAACTGA
- a CDS encoding helix-turn-helix domain-containing protein, with product MPEQRRIGYRWNLRALMAKRNLWKTTELMPLLRSRGINLSESQVYRLVTATPERIPARTFAALCDILDCTPNDLFEPFVEMRAAATANAPQRSEDLGIQPGNPIAKRIRLVTPEDGE from the coding sequence ATGCCTGAACAACGCCGGATCGGCTACCGGTGGAATTTGCGTGCCCTCATGGCCAAGCGCAACCTCTGGAAGACCACCGAGTTGATGCCCCTTCTGAGATCCCGCGGAATCAATCTCTCCGAAAGCCAGGTCTACCGGCTGGTCACCGCCACGCCGGAACGCATCCCGGCCAGAACATTCGCGGCGCTCTGCGACATCCTGGACTGCACCCCGAACGACCTGTTCGAACCATTCGTTGAGATGCGCGCCGCGGCGACAGCCAACGCACCACAGCGCAGCGAAGACCTCGGAATCCAACCAGGTAACCCGATAGCCAAGCGCATCCGCCTCGTCACACCCGAGGACGGTGAGTAG
- a CDS encoding DUF6924 domain-containing protein, whose protein sequence is MPILPSTENSLLVRTSFADAEAWADALSVVRTENEDGFRAYVEVVDDNAWEDADWEQVRRAALATDEQAAVLFIVDSAALEPDYPVLVVDLGDLSHEPFRCVASELWGVDNNLNIANMDWEEFADMTESDGVFRGFA, encoded by the coding sequence ATGCCGATTCTTCCAAGCACAGAGAATTCACTTTTGGTCCGTACGAGCTTCGCCGATGCCGAAGCTTGGGCCGATGCGCTTTCCGTTGTCCGGACTGAAAACGAAGACGGTTTCCGTGCCTACGTGGAAGTCGTTGACGATAATGCCTGGGAAGACGCTGATTGGGAGCAGGTCCGTCGTGCGGCTCTGGCAACCGACGAACAAGCAGCCGTCCTCTTCATTGTGGACAGCGCCGCTCTAGAACCGGACTATCCGGTGTTGGTAGTTGACTTGGGCGACTTGTCGCATGAACCGTTCCGGTGCGTTGCCAGTGAACTTTGGGGAGTCGATAACAACTTGAACATCGCCAACATGGACTGGGAAGAGTTCGCCGACATGACCGAGAGTGATGGGGTTTTTAGGGGTTTTGCCTGA
- a CDS encoding Fis family transcriptional regulator: MSRPRKAEDPIRWPVPCNRCGQHHQTVARWPDGGVCGYCYQQAKRTRGICACGHEGVLPGLIDNQPACRRCSGIRLNVDCRTCGAEDELHSGGRCWTCVLGNVVDDLLTDPATGAIATELIPLAAALKSMKRANSGMTWIRQKHVTAFLRNLAVAPRITHETFDELPDSRTRDYVRGLLTEHGVLPQRDELGMRYDRWAAEALERVSDPQNREVVRRYIRWHHQRRMNHMDEVSRGTFLRAKQEVTVAIDLLNWLTGHDIKLPELQQSPLDVWQAEGPTTRRIAERFLKWAIKSKAAPSGLIIVPHRRGTSPRLAKPGQDEALKRVIHEDGLESRDRAAAILILVFGQQAENIARLTWNDVTVTEELVAIQLGATRIALPDPLAEPWRELAANPGHDLTASHPSSKWVFRGASPGRHIHPGHLTTRLSKLFSTRAARLGTLHELTKLAPVAIIAETLGYSPTTIERHATGSAAAYAQYVAAARAVRQNP; this comes from the coding sequence GTGAGTAGGCCACGCAAAGCAGAGGACCCCATCCGCTGGCCGGTCCCCTGCAACCGCTGCGGCCAGCACCACCAAACCGTCGCACGATGGCCCGACGGCGGAGTCTGCGGCTACTGCTACCAGCAAGCCAAACGCACGCGAGGAATCTGCGCCTGCGGGCACGAGGGCGTCCTGCCCGGCCTCATCGATAACCAACCCGCCTGCCGTCGATGCTCAGGCATCCGACTCAACGTCGACTGCCGGACCTGCGGAGCCGAGGACGAACTTCACAGCGGCGGGCGCTGCTGGACCTGCGTCCTCGGCAATGTCGTAGATGACCTGCTCACCGACCCGGCCACGGGAGCCATCGCCACGGAACTAATCCCGCTGGCGGCAGCGCTGAAGTCGATGAAACGGGCCAACAGCGGCATGACCTGGATCCGCCAAAAGCACGTCACCGCATTCCTCCGCAACCTCGCGGTCGCACCAAGGATCACCCACGAGACTTTCGACGAGCTGCCCGACTCACGCACCCGCGACTACGTCCGCGGCCTCCTCACGGAACATGGGGTGCTCCCCCAACGCGACGAACTCGGGATGCGCTATGACAGGTGGGCTGCGGAAGCCCTCGAACGCGTCAGTGACCCGCAGAACCGGGAAGTGGTCCGCCGCTACATCCGCTGGCACCACCAACGACGGATGAACCACATGGACGAAGTCAGCCGCGGCACCTTCCTTCGCGCCAAACAGGAAGTCACCGTGGCCATAGACCTCCTCAACTGGCTCACCGGACATGACATCAAACTTCCCGAGCTGCAGCAATCCCCCCTCGACGTATGGCAAGCCGAGGGTCCGACAACCCGGCGCATCGCTGAGCGCTTCCTCAAATGGGCCATCAAGTCCAAAGCCGCCCCATCCGGGCTAATCATCGTTCCGCACCGGCGCGGCACCAGCCCACGACTCGCCAAGCCCGGACAGGATGAAGCACTCAAACGAGTCATCCACGAAGACGGACTCGAGTCACGTGACAGGGCCGCCGCGATCCTCATCCTCGTCTTCGGACAACAGGCTGAAAACATCGCACGACTGACCTGGAACGATGTGACCGTCACCGAAGAACTGGTGGCCATCCAGCTCGGGGCCACCCGGATCGCACTACCGGATCCGCTGGCCGAGCCATGGCGCGAACTCGCCGCAAACCCGGGCCACGACCTGACCGCCTCACACCCCAGTAGCAAGTGGGTATTCCGCGGAGCCTCACCTGGGCGTCACATCCACCCCGGACACCTCACAACCCGTCTCAGCAAGTTGTTCAGCACCCGGGCGGCGCGACTCGGAACCCTCCACGAACTCACCAAACTCGCACCCGTGGCCATCATCGCCGAAACCTTGGGCTACTCGCCTACCACCATCGAACGCCACGCCACCGGTTCGGCCGCCGCTTACGCCCAGTACGTCGCTGCAGCAAGAGCTGTCAGGCAAAACCCCTAA
- a CDS encoding D-2-hydroxyacid dehydrogenase, translated as MTRSWAVELAAIDGLEVVIAEDEGEATELLRGAEAAYGTLNSRMLAVAGRLRWLQAPMAAPPPGYFFDELTVHPVTVTNFRGIYNDHVATHAVALVLSLARNIPVYVRQQANGDWDRHLADSSVMHLQNATALVVGVGAIGAEISRMLAAFGVTVHGVDPQLAAPPDGVVAMHTPGELDSLLPGADIVLLTLPHTPESEGLINARRISLMQPHTMLVNVGRGPTVSLEAVNDALDRGALGSAALDVFEVEPLPPQHPLWRQPRALLTPHVAVVGPYIDDRRLGVLKRNAEAFVRGAPLENIVNKTLWY; from the coding sequence TTGACACGCTCGTGGGCAGTCGAGCTCGCGGCCATCGACGGGCTGGAGGTGGTGATCGCTGAAGACGAGGGCGAGGCGACGGAACTGCTCCGCGGCGCCGAGGCCGCATACGGCACGCTCAACAGCAGGATGCTTGCAGTCGCCGGCAGGCTCAGGTGGCTCCAGGCCCCGATGGCTGCTCCGCCCCCCGGCTACTTCTTCGACGAACTCACCGTGCATCCCGTGACTGTGACCAACTTCAGGGGCATCTACAACGACCACGTTGCGACCCACGCCGTCGCACTCGTGCTGTCACTCGCCCGGAACATCCCCGTCTATGTCCGGCAGCAGGCTAACGGTGACTGGGACCGGCATCTGGCCGACTCCAGTGTCATGCACCTGCAGAATGCGACAGCACTTGTGGTCGGGGTCGGCGCGATCGGTGCAGAGATCTCTCGGATGCTCGCCGCATTCGGTGTCACCGTGCACGGGGTCGATCCGCAGCTGGCGGCCCCTCCCGACGGGGTGGTCGCCATGCACACCCCCGGGGAGCTCGATTCGCTGCTTCCGGGCGCCGACATTGTGCTCCTGACCCTGCCGCACACCCCGGAGAGCGAGGGACTCATCAACGCCCGCCGGATCTCCCTGATGCAACCCCACACGATGCTCGTCAATGTCGGCAGGGGTCCGACAGTCAGTCTCGAGGCCGTGAACGATGCCCTCGACCGCGGCGCCCTCGGCTCGGCCGCCCTCGATGTCTTTGAGGTCGAACCGCTCCCGCCCCAGCATCCGCTTTGGCGTCAACCCCGCGCGCTGCTGACACCCCATGTCGCCGTGGTCGGGCCCTACATCGACGATCGACGCCTGGGGGTGCTGAAGCGCAATGCAGAGGCATTCGTCCGGGGCGCGCCGCTCGAGAACATCGTGAACAAGACCCTCTGGTACTGA
- a CDS encoding IS3 family transposase, protein MRACRLVGRSRATHHRQAAPKPRMHGPWPKAQHPAELSPAERAEILSVLNRQDYANLSPTQVYVRELDEGRYWCSQRTMYRVLADAKMGGERRRQATHPTKVIPELMATKPCEVWSWDITKMRGPAKGIWYHAYVVLDIFSRYVVGWRIERIEDGQLAADLVQEIVAETGGNPPGYLHADGGAAMTSKALASMLVDMDITRSHSRAHTSNDNPFSEAQFKTMKYTSDYPERFDSVNEARTWMEGFTAYYNHEHRHSGIGYHTPASVHYGTAEDVREQRQHTLDRAYGAHPERFVRRPAAPPLPLKAAINDPAKRAAPSVHLQQPLRLI, encoded by the coding sequence GTGAGGGCCTGCAGGCTGGTGGGCCGCTCCCGGGCCACCCATCACCGGCAGGCCGCGCCCAAGCCCCGGATGCACGGGCCCTGGCCCAAGGCCCAGCACCCGGCGGAGCTCTCGCCGGCCGAGCGTGCCGAGATCCTGTCGGTGCTCAACCGCCAAGACTACGCGAACCTTTCACCGACCCAGGTCTATGTCCGTGAGCTGGACGAGGGGCGGTACTGGTGTTCGCAGCGCACCATGTATCGCGTGCTGGCGGACGCGAAGATGGGCGGGGAACGCCGACGGCAAGCCACTCATCCGACCAAGGTGATTCCGGAGCTCATGGCCACAAAACCGTGCGAAGTGTGGTCCTGGGATATAACGAAGATGCGTGGCCCGGCGAAGGGAATCTGGTATCACGCCTACGTGGTGCTGGATATTTTTTCCCGTTACGTGGTGGGCTGGCGCATCGAGCGTATCGAGGACGGCCAGCTGGCCGCGGACCTCGTGCAGGAGATTGTCGCCGAGACCGGTGGTAACCCTCCGGGGTACCTGCACGCCGATGGTGGGGCGGCGATGACGTCCAAAGCCCTTGCCTCGATGCTGGTGGACATGGATATCACCAGGTCGCATTCCCGAGCCCATACATCGAATGACAATCCGTTCAGCGAGGCCCAATTCAAGACCATGAAATACACCTCTGACTACCCGGAACGGTTCGACTCCGTGAACGAGGCCAGGACCTGGATGGAAGGATTCACCGCCTACTACAACCACGAGCACAGGCATTCCGGGATCGGCTATCACACCCCGGCCAGCGTGCACTACGGCACAGCCGAGGACGTGCGTGAACAACGCCAGCACACCCTGGACCGGGCGTACGGCGCGCATCCCGAGCGGTTTGTCCGCCGTCCTGCCGCACCTCCGCTGCCGCTGAAGGCGGCGATCAACGACCCGGCAAAAAGAGCCGCGCCCTCGGTGCATTTACAACAACCACTACGTCTCATTTGA
- a CDS encoding D-2-hydroxyacid dehydrogenase yields MGKNSMIRVVVDPGCPAGVPETVEAMPGLDVVLAPDRDAVAAELAAGAEVLVTSYWRDDFLTQNLRWVAGNGAGTEQYPLEQFRRNGIELTTAHGVHAACVAEHAFGLLLGVTRAIGLAGRNAVTHSWAPTTTDELGGKKMGIIGLGRVGEEVARRAIAWDMEVAGLKRTPARYEGCVSVVRGPDALHELCRWADVLMITAPATDETRGLIGTEELALLGAGWLVNVGRGPLVDSDALLVALRDGALRGAGIDVTDPEPLPQDSPLWDRPDLVITPHIAGDGPNFAPRWARIFERNLHAYAGGGNWQNRFEHVGPGADA; encoded by the coding sequence CCTTGCGCCAGATCGAGATGCGGTCGCTGCAGAACTGGCAGCAGGTGCGGAGGTGCTCGTCACCTCGTACTGGAGAGACGACTTCCTGACGCAGAACCTGCGCTGGGTGGCGGGGAACGGCGCCGGCACCGAGCAGTATCCGCTGGAGCAGTTCAGGCGGAACGGTATCGAGCTCACGACGGCGCACGGCGTGCATGCCGCGTGCGTCGCTGAGCACGCGTTCGGGCTGCTTCTCGGCGTGACACGGGCAATCGGATTGGCCGGGCGGAACGCCGTGACGCACAGCTGGGCGCCCACGACGACGGACGAACTTGGCGGCAAGAAGATGGGGATCATCGGGCTCGGGCGCGTCGGCGAGGAGGTCGCCCGCAGAGCGATTGCGTGGGACATGGAGGTCGCCGGCCTCAAGCGGACGCCGGCGCGTTATGAAGGGTGCGTCTCGGTGGTCCGTGGGCCAGACGCTCTGCATGAGCTGTGCCGCTGGGCTGACGTCCTGATGATCACGGCCCCTGCAACGGACGAAACCCGCGGGCTGATCGGAACGGAAGAGCTCGCATTGCTGGGAGCGGGGTGGTTGGTGAATGTCGGTAGGGGGCCACTCGTCGACAGCGACGCCCTTCTCGTTGCACTACGTGACGGTGCGTTGCGCGGTGCGGGCATTGATGTGACCGATCCTGAGCCGCTGCCGCAGGATTCACCGCTCTGGGATCGCCCCGATCTCGTCATTACACCTCATATTGCGGGCGACGGCCCGAACTTCGCACCCAGATGGGCAAGGATTTTCGAGCGCAACCTGCATGCCTACGCCGGTGGCGGCAACTGGCAGAATCGGTTCGAGCACGTGGGGCCGGGGGCGGACGCATGA